In Octopus bimaculoides isolate UCB-OBI-ISO-001 chromosome 21, ASM119413v2, whole genome shotgun sequence, a single window of DNA contains:
- the LOC128250484 gene encoding zinc finger protein 239-like translates to MMQDELKDRCETKSKNIDFPNDIEKEKTLNHSDISGKSISQTSHFRKQKYIHTREKPHQCDICGKSFSQSSHLTTHKRNHTGEKPYVCNICGKSFSQSSELISHKRIHTGEKPYHCDICDKPFSQSGELIKHKRVHTGEKPYHCGICGKSFSQNGNLITHKRIHTGERPYQCDICGKSFSEHSATIKHKRIHTGEKPYHCDICGKSFSGSSNLTIHKRSHTGEKPYHCVICGKSFYTNSALTTHKYIHTGEKPHPCDICGKSFSGKSALTTHKRVHTGEKPYHCDNCGRSFSQRSHLAVHVCIPG, encoded by the coding sequence ATGATGCAAGATGAACTCAAGGATAGATGTGAAACAAAGtcgaaaaatattgattttcctaatgacatagagaaagaaaaaacattaaatcaCTCTGATATCTCTGGTAAATCAATCTCGCAAACTAGTCACTTtaggaaacagaaatacattcatacacgagagaaaccacatcagtgtgatatttgtggtaaatcattttctcaaagtaGTCACTTGACTACACACAAGCGCAATCAtactggtgagaaaccatatgtctgtaatatctgtggtaaatctttctctcaaagtAGTGAATTAAtttctcacaaacgtattcacacaggagagaaaccatatcactgtgatatctgtgataagcCATTCTCTCAAAGTGGGGAATTAATTAagcacaaacgtgttcatacaggagagaaaccatatcattgtggtatctgtggtaaatcattctctcaaaatggtaacttaattactcacaaacgtattcatacaggagaaaggccatatcagtgtgatatctgtggtaaatcgttttctGAACATAGTGCTACAATCAAACACAAGCGTATTcacacaggggagaagccatatcactgtgatatctgtggtaaatcattttctggaagTTCAAACTTAACTATTCATAAACggagtcatacaggagagaaaccatatcactgtgttatctgtggtaaatcattctataCAAATAGTGCCCTAACtacacacaagtatattcatacaggagagaagccacatccctgcgatatctgtggtaaatcattctctggaaaaaGTGCcctaactactcacaaacgtgttcatacaggagagaagccatatcattgtgataactgtggtagatcattctctCAAAGATCTCATTTagctgtacatgtatgtatcccTGGCTGA